gtcgaagtccagactcactaatgcatcctatcgacttatcagttagacacactaatgcagacctggttcgctaagaccaccgttctgataacaactgaaaggacccgttcatatacattataaacgattcacaatagttgattacattgcgaggtatttgacctctatatgatacattttacaaacattgcattcgtttttaaaagacaatctttctttacatcgaaaattgacaggcatgcataccatttcataatatccactatccaactataaattgatttaataataatctttgatgaactcaatgactcgaatgcaacgttcttcgaaatatgctatgaaagactccaagtaatatctttaaaatgagcaaatgtacagcggaagatttctttaacacctgagaataaacatgctttaaagtgtcaaccaaaatgttggtgagttcattagtttatcataatcatttatttccatcattttaatagaccacaagaatttcatttccagttctcataaatatacgtcccatgcatagagacaaaaataatcattcatatggtgaacacctggtaaccgacattaactagatacatataagaatatccactatcattccgggatcctccttcggacatgatataaatttcgaagtactaaagcatccggtactttggatggggtttgttaggcccaatagatctatctttaggattcgcgtcaattagggtgtctgttccctaattcttagattaccagactttaataaaaagggacatattcgatttcgataattcaaccatagaatgtagtttcaattacttgtgtctatttcgtcaaacatttataaaagcgcatgtattctcagtcccaaaaatataaagggtaaaaaggcaaatgaaactcaccatactgtatttcgtagtaaaaatacatataacgtcattgaacaagtgcaaggttggcctcggattcacgaacctaaattaattatatatatttatgtgttggtcaatatttgtctaacaaattaggtcaagtcatagtgtaccacaatcctaatgctcgagactaatatgcaaaagtcaacaaaagtaaatttgactcaaaataatttccaaaaatctatacatgattaatatatagtttaaatatcgttgttttatatttttaaatatttttaaaagatttattggagtaaataatataatttatttattaataaataaaattttatattaaatttatataataaaatatacttttatatatattaagtaataaaatttatagggttcatttaatatcataaagataatatgataggtattattaaagtaagttattacacgtagtaaaatatgtttgtatcacatatttatttgataaaataatatctataatgatagtaagtaaaagttgtattattttgtaataataattattattataaaaatatcaatatttataattactaagatgacattagataaaacgataattctaattatgataactttaatatttacgataatttttaatattatctttaaaataataattctatttaaaataataataataatgatattttatagtaacaatgacatttctattaaaatgataatttttgttaaaatgatagttttaatactaacgatacttttaataataatagtaatgataaaaataataagaacgataattttatctaaatcaatatcttataatattttaatttcatcatgatactcttacccattatttcctaatcgtttcgtttaatagcttttaatcgtcttttatatcgtgttcacaataatgataataatagtaatcaaaataattaggtgttacaaatatttgttttaattacactaatattaataatgatagttactataacattattaatgataatactaataattatcttaatgataatatagtaataatagtaataacaataacaataaccatttttaaataatgatatatatattaataatgataataataataataataccaataataataataataataattggataataataataatactaattataactttaacgataataactatagtaataataaaaaaataataatttttaatgataaatcccttttattgataaagataataataatgataataataagataaaactagaacgacgataaaaacgacgataataataatcatttttaataaaaatatcgaaaattcaattgattataacttctaatccgttcatcgaaaccattcgatatctaaaggaaaagttcttaatttttcgctagctttccaaggacatgcatatcttataccttatctcaaccgcaagtgtaactaattcaacattcaacctaacctgtctaagggcaatatcaaaagtacaagcatgcataatcctaaatactcgagcactagtcagggatacactattagtatgtaaaagttaaattatgagtactcacgtatcaatattgagattcaatattgcaggaaaggtacgtagacgcaacggaaatgataaacactatattgacctcacgagcatacccatgaaccatactcaatcacctccatagctataacccataatttccttaatcctatcccactcgaaaaacaatttcgaaatcactcgaacagcactccgtcgtaatattttatgtatattaataatatcttgaaataatacggagtaaatatatatatatgtaaatcgattgagagagtttagagaaaaatattttcaagtttctatgaaataatgaaacctattgaattctatttataatagatttttgaattattaaagtgaattattaaagtatgaattattaaagtgaattattaaagtatgaattattaaagtgaattattaaagtatgaattattaaagtaaattattaaagtatgaattattaaagtgaattattaaagtatgaattattaaagtgaattattaaagttaaagtaaagtaaaaataaagtaaaggtaaagtttaagtatagtaaaagtataaaactatgtacgtataatacgcgtataaatatatataatattaatttaaatcgttatatatataaaataaaatataaatatcgttatctttatcatactagttaagtaatgagttgtcaaaagtggttctagatatttataaaagttatatacgttttaataataaagttctttttaaactgaaaacgtttttgtacgtttgaaactaaatagatcaatcgagtctttgtgagattcaatcttccactatcctttgtctagttctcaatgattgacaatttgtttttatttataaatcactttaccattttccgaatattgttaaaatggaaagatttctcaaatcaacgtgggcctttcaacagagacttgtaatcataattcaatatatctgataattcaatcatttgatcttatcttctaattccattgataaacattttgaaacagatacaatcatataaagtatttaatctaatattttgtttacgtttcaagttataatatatatacacatatacatatataatcatattcgtttaatggttcgtgaatcgttggaacttggtcgaggttgaatgaatgtatgaacatagtttaaaattcttgaaatttaacttaacaaatattgcttatcgtgtcggaaacatataaagattaaattttaaatttggttggaaatttccgggttgtcacacatattGGCATCAATCTCAGTCCTTGTAAACGGCTCTCCAACGCGAGAATTCAAGCCTGAAAGAGGTGTGAGGCAGGGAGATCCAATCTCCCCGTTTCTATACATTATAGCCGCTGAGGGACTCAACATACTAACTCAAAAGGCAGTGGAGAACGGATTCATAAGAGGAGTAAAAGTTGGCCGAGAAAATGTTACTTTTTCACACCTTCAATATGCAGACGATATGATCTTTTTTGGCGAGTGGAGTAGGAGCAATATTTCAAACATAATGAAGCTCCTAAGCTGTTTTGAAAGCCTCTCGGGACTAAAAGTGAATTATCAGAAAAGTATGCTTTTTGGAATTGGGGTTGGAAAAGATGAGCTTGACTTGATGGCTGCACGATTTAATTGTTCCTCAGGCATCTTCCCTATGACCTACCTTGGTATACCATTGGGAATAAAGATGAACAAAGTTAGTTCTGGGTACCAGGTCTTAGAAAAATTCAAGAAGAGACTCTCGGAATGGAAAGCAAAAGCAATCTCCTTTGGTGGTCGGTTGACTCTTGTGAAATCGGTGCTTAGTAGTTTGCCATTATATTTCTTTTCCCTGTTTCGAGCTCCAGCAAGTGTGATCAAGCTACTTGAATCCATAAGGTGcaattttttttggggcgggtcgggttccGGGAGGAAACTctcatgggttaaatgggatagGGTTCTTCTTCCCTATGAGTCGGGGGGTCTAAATATTGGGTCACTTACTTCAAAAAATCTCGCTTTACTTGGCAAATGGTGGTGGCGATTTAAAACAAATCCTAACTCGTTTTGGGTCAAAGTTATTTCTAGTATTTATGGTTCGGGTGGGGGGTTGGGTGACACTAATGGTTCACGTTGTTTCTATGGAGGTACTACTTGGGCCAACATAATTAAAGCAGGTTACGCCATCGATGGACTGGGGATTGCTTTTACTTCTTCTTTCGTTAAAGATATTGGGAACGGTGGCTCTACAAAATTCTGGACGGACACATGGTTCGGGGGTCTGCCCTTCATGGTGACTTTCAACAGGTTATTTGCGTTAGAAAGGAATAAAGAAGCATCGGTGCAAGACAGAGTTAGAATGGAAAATGGAGGGGCTCTATTACAATGGCAATGGGTTCGAGAGTTAAGGGGTAGAGCAACCAATGATCTAACCGAGCTCTCAAACCTGTTATATACTATCCAACTACAGTCCAACTCGAGTGATAAATGGAGATGGTTGCTTGGTGATGATGATTTATTCACTACGAAGCAGCTTACAACAATCATTGACAAAAAGCGGCTAGAAAGTTTAGCAGGAGTAGAAACAAATCGAAATTCGTCCATTCCGCAAAAGGTGGCAATTTTtgtatggcgagcaaaacaaaaaagGATCCCGGTACGCACCGAACTTGATAAGCGAGGTATGGATCTAGATTCTATTTTGTGTCCCTTATGTGATGAAGAAGTGGAGACGGTAGAACATTCATTGGTAAAGTGCAGTAGAGTAAAGGAGTTTTGGAAAAGCTTTCTTATGTGGTGGAACATCCCGGGTAATAGTTTAAACATACTTGATCCGTTGGGAAATGACTCGATATTTACCTCCTTCTCTAAGTTCGGAAATAAAATATAGGAGGCAGTTAAGTGGGTTGGTTGTTATATGCTATGGAAAGCTAGGAACAATAAAATTTTCAGGAAAAAGGAGTGGAATGGTATGCATATACTAACCGAGGTGCAAACGGTTAGTTTCGGGTGGATCTCAAAGAGGTTGAAGATGTCCTCCCTGGAGTGGCACCAATGGATGCTCAATCCGGGTTTCTACGTCGCTAGAACAGGTGTTGGCTAGGATTATATTCTCTTTATGTATATAGTCGATCAATCCTTGTTAGCTTTGTTCCCAGAGCATTTACTTGTATAGTTTGTTTTTTCGCACCGAGGCAACTTCTCATTTTGGTTCTCGGGTTGTATTGTTTTGTTTGTATATATAAAACTtgcttgcttttaaaaaaaaaatcttcagGCGCAACTTTCCTGTCTCAAATTATGTAAATTTTATTTTGAGATGTCTCAGAGTCACATATAAATCTTTCTTTGTCATATGTTGTCGTATTATGTAAAAGCATGTGCGTAAATTTTTTTGTACATAATTATTAGTTAGCCGTTCTGTCAATACAGTTCCACCAACTCATACGAACACTCTCACTTCTCCTATAGCCCAAACACCAATCACAGGCTCCTCTACTTCTTCTCCCACATCTACGGCCCACCAGGCCCAACCATCCATTACACCTAAATCTCCTATTCTGTCAACTTCTATTTCATCCCATACATACCCCATGCCAACATCCACTGTTACTCCACCACCTTTCTCTCCTAATCACACTCACTCCTCATCTCAGCCTCCTGTGCATACTACTACGACACCTACACCTTCCCACTCACCACCTATATCCCCCCAGGCTACTgtcacaccaccaccaccaccaccaccgcctaCCCGTACCATCCACACTCGTGCCATTTCAGGTATTCGCAAACCCAACCCGAAATACAACTTATCTGCCACATCCTCTACATCTCCCTCTCCTATTCCACGAAATCCATTCGAGGCTCTTAATGATCCTCACTGAAAGCGTGCCATGACAGAAGAGTTTCGTGCTCTTATTAAAAACGGGACTTGGGAATTAGTCCCTCGTACACCTGACATGAATATTATTCGTTCTATGTGGATTTTTAAACATAAATTTCGTGCTAACGGTTTATTTGAGCGATATAAAGCTCGTTTGGTTGGTGATGGCAGGTCAAAACAGGTTGGTATTGATTGCACGGAGACATTTAGCCCGGTTGTCAAACCGGCTACGATACGCACGGTTCTCAGTTTAGCACTTCAGAACTCTTGGTCCATTCATCAATTAGATGTCAAGAATGCCTTTTTACATGGCACACTATCTGAGACAGTTTACATGCACCAGCCCGTGGGTTTCCGTGACCCACAATATCCGAATCATGTGTGTTATTTGAAGAAATAACTTTATGGCTTGAAACAGGCTCCTCGAGCTTGGTATCAACGTTTTACCGAATACGTTTCTCGGCTCGGATTCATTCACAGCAAATGCGATCATTCTTTATTTATCTACAAACATGGTACTGACACGGCATATATTGTGTTATACGTGGACGATATCATATTAACAGCCTCTTCTAAGTCCCTAAAAGACATGATCATGCGACATCTAGACGCTGAATTTTCTATGATGGATCTCGGACAACTTAGTTCTTTTCTCGGTATATCTGTCACGCACACGCCTACTGGACTGTTTCTTAATCAGGCTACTTACGCTCGTGACATCCTTGAACGAGCTGACATGTTACATTGTAAACCAGCGAAAACACCGGTTGATACAAAATCCAAGCTCAGTGCACGCGCCGGTCCTGTGTTCCATGACCCGTCATTTTTTCGTAGCATGGCCGGTGCACTACAGTATTTAACATTTACTCGTCCCGATATCTCTTACGCGGTGCAACAAATTTGCCTTCACATGCACGCGCCACACGACGGACACATGGGTGCCTTGAAACGCATCTTGCGATACATTCACGGGACAATTGATCATGGTATTTATCTTAGCAAATCTCCTTCACGTAGTCTTGTTGCATATACGGATGCCGATTGGGCTGGATGCCCCGATACACGACGTTCTACATCCGGCTATTGTGTATATTTAGGTGACAACTTGATCTCTTGGTCGTCCAAACGACAACCCACTCTCTCCCGCTCCAGCGCCGAAGCCGAATATCGTGGAGTCGCGAATGTTGTTTCCGAATCATGTTGGCTACGTAACCTTTTATTAGAACTACATCAACCGGTCCGCAAAGCCACAATTGTTTATTGTGATAATGTTAGTGCCATCTTTCTCTCGAGTAACCCCGTGCAACATCAACGCACTAAACACATTGAGCTCGATATTCACTTTGTCCGAGAGTATGTTGCCCGTGGTCAAGTTCGCGTGTTTCATGTCCCATCTTGATATCAAATAGCCGACATTTTTACCAAAGGACTTCCGCCAGTTCTGTTCAATGATTTTAGGGACACTCTCAACGTTCGTCCACCTCCCGCTTCGAGTGCGGGGGCGTATTAGTTAGCCGTATATGTTATATGTTAGTCAACAGATAAATATGTAGTTGACCTTGTATTTAGGAAAAGCATGTGTAGTCCTAGTTTACAGCATAGTTGGTTAGTCACTTTGGATATATATACAGCAGTATACACGATGTAAAACACACAGAGAAATTATCAATCAATATCAGTATTTCACACtcttataataatgatttttataactGAGTAATGAGCTAAACCGGTCTAAATTAAACTGGCCATCCTAATTCCCAATTCAAAGTTATTTCTAAAACACGACAGTGTGTTATATTTGTTCAAATAGGAGAAGTTTAATATGTATACAAAAGTTATTCCTAAATTTCGATGTATATCAATTATTAAGTCAAAATTCAATTGTTGGTGCCATActctttgtaacgacccgaccaaaaccgttattgacggcgtcgttaacttaggtcccgttgcgtggtcgtagtccctatatgagactcgtttgaccaaaattatgtcgcattcatttgaaaggtacaagacttgcaagtttagtttacaaaaccgttcgacaacaagtctaagtttacaaaagtcataaagtataaatgaaataacttgcgacataatataagttgaaaaacaccgttgctataaatagcgtaagtatgtaaccaaaagtttgaatccaaaagtgctatccctagcgtatgtatgtatgtatgcttgaccccaagcaagaaatcagagtgtatgcatgtatgctcgactccaagcaagtatgagtgtacgcggaagcatgaatcaaatagccaagtatgaacctgagaaacatatagaaaactgtcaacgaaaaacgttggtgaaatcatagatgtatttgtaaacgttgtttttgaaccacaagatttagtattcccatagttgattatcaaaatcgtttgcattccaaaagtattgttcgcgagcacccaattatcaagacttaacgttccgtccgttgaataccccatcacaatagtgttagaacatacactgtttctcgaaaatatatttcatccgtagacggtagcgaaccgtccgtaatgagggtttgtcaaacccgtatggccacacaatataagttctcgcttacaccctgcaagtgtaactaatgataatcgaattgaggatttttgttctaactcgctgtggaatgtttgttttccttgtacttgtgttcaaagtataaaagtaagtagtacaaaatgtaacaaggtatatgtttctcagcccacaatttaaaagtataaaaagttgttgaaaaggtgggactatgatctcacctcgagtgcacgagtataaaagtacttcacaaagtaacgtatgcatgaaagttgcttagccttgacctaaacaagtaagttgtatcaattaaccggttacgacacaaggtcgggtgaaatgtgttcaattagtcctatggctcgttacgactcgattaagtatagcatgtgaatcacgttgtcaagtttcatacaagaaacaagtataaaagcatgttagaatgattgtataaaagtttggttaagtttgactaaaagtcaaacttggtcaaagtcaacgaaaaagtcaacgtgttcgggtcgggtcccgaactatttttctatgctaaatattcatatacaagtatattaaaacaagtttcatgtgaatcggaggtcgatagctagtcaaacatttcgcgtgaaatgggacaaagtgggcagaatctggccaggccagattgcgcgccgcgcggggaaggggcgcgccgcgccaccctctgtgcaggcatttttctgtttttcaaagtatgcacgagctaaaaccaaataaccacatcttatgatccgcaaacaattagaacatgtatcttatatcatcggaaaggtattttgacgaggaatacaactaaccacatatcatcaatcaaaaacatcatttacaataaccgaaaactcgtcaattgatcaagaaaggtttattttcaaagtttcaagttcgtaaaacgtattttatgattcgggaatccaatttacacatacgacatgccgttttgaaggtaataacgcatacattacaactaaacactaacaactaacattccatggcattcaagcatccaaaaattcatgtcaagaactatcaaaccctagtcaaacatctcaaaatcaataatcatgcttttgaagttttcttaatcaacctacacatcaaattgaagctaatgatgctagtaacacatttaatacatgaactttaacaattaaacaacatttaatcatccaaaatcaaagattaagcacacccatttcaaagttcatactagttactctaaatcaacaaatcgagcaaacaaaacatatattcatattatacacgagccatagacactaactaacacaatttcaagtcgaaaacacgaatttagagaaatctagagttttagaaatgttacccaaacgagatgaagttggtatcaaattgtagaggatgaagagaggattccaaatatgtaatttgttttgttgctagctccctaaaccgaatttagatgatgattttgtgtttgaggttttgagagaataaaaatggaagaaATGAAATGGGGAtgttgaaatgaatggaggagggtgaaggttgactagttgacctagtcatctctttgccctcttggcaagtttagtccctcaagtttcaaagcgggtgcggaaattaaccaaacgaatatttttaaaacgcaagttaacgagagatgttataattaaatgacggaattattatgaacgttagtcaacggaaactacgaagttaaataacgaaaggtattatttaaaagaaaaagacggtgttaaaaataaatttaacggaaaaaggcgggatgttacattacctacaccttaaaagaaatttcgtcccgaaatttagttggaagtagtagttgttgaatcttcctcgagattttgtgttgccaattctacgaatgagggagaagtacgttctagggtatttcaacgaattttgacggtcgggatcatatgttgttttaaggtttggcttcacgatttatggtttcaaccggtcctcctaggaagtgagggttatcgtcgatagtgagttcatcaaaggagataacaagttctcgtttcgcaaaacacgtctttgagttgatacatcgaatgtaggataaacggagacccaaaatgagtcggaaaagtctaaatggctagcgacgggtccaaaacaccccaagaatttaaaggatcaaaatatcgcggatttagcttcctacgttttcccgaaacggattgcacttttccaaggtgcgactcttaacgtgacgcggtttcccacgtggaatttgaaatgtttacgtctaacatcggcgtagctcttggtgattacgagtcgcgtagggttttacctgaatatgaataaattttctcggttgctcatgaataacctcggccccggtgaattgatcatcgtttacttggttcgacaaaggagaatgacgtttccggtcacatgtggtttcaaaaggagtgacgttaaaactcgaatgaaatcattgtagtacgaggattcggttaaaggaaaatacttttctcaagtaaatttgaagttggtaatacaaacttgtattatggtttccaaggtttaaatcgcatgtttgttcggtccgtcgggttgtggatggtacgcggtactcatgtctaaacgcggtcccgagactttttgtgaggcactccaaaaatctagaagtgaaacgaggatctcgatctgaaacggggtacatttccctaaggcacattgaacaagtttgctaggaattgaaaacattagctaggacaagtttctcaagaaaattcgcgtcgcggaagatttatcggtttccaaaaacgttcgtcggggcaagttcttatcgggttttgaaaacgattgttaggactatccaccctcgcggcgaatacttgtatgacgtgaagagtcgctctcctttgagaatttagaataaggacctcctgaaccggaagtacgagggtgatgcaaaagaagttcccgccccgatgtgagcataacgagtaaatttgtagttagtcaataagactgcgcgaggacgagctagtatacccgtgtgacatacggttgaagtcgaatggaatcggtaattcatgcataaatataatttgacaaaaattgaaggtgtgtccccggtatggttgttataaatattctcggagttttcggatgtccaaacatgaaaggatgaagtcatgtacatggcacatggtggtgtttaggttgatcgagtctaaccaccatcacgcgtcactagaactttggtatgtcttaccgtaatataaccacgttgatcgagtgtcgttatattacgctaactcatacttccattcccacatcactctatagattcaagttcgtgtaatcgtgaaaatttaaaataaacaaagtgtaa
This genomic window from Rutidosis leptorrhynchoides isolate AG116_Rl617_1_P2 chromosome 2, CSIRO_AGI_Rlap_v1, whole genome shotgun sequence contains:
- the LOC139888126 gene encoding uncharacterized mitochondrial protein AtMg00810-like, translating into MTEEFRALIKNGTWELVPRTPDMNIIRSMWIFKHKFRANGLFERYKARLVGDGRSKQVGIDCTETFSPVVKPATIRTVLSLALQNSWSIHQLDVKNAFLHGTLSETAPRAWYQRFTEYVSRLGFIHSKCDHSLFIYKHGTDTAYIVLYVDDIILTASSKSLKDMIMRHLDAEFSMMDLGQLSSFLGISVTHTPTGLFLNQATYARDILERADMLHCKPAKTPVDTKSKLSARAGPVFHDPSFFRSMAGALQYLTFTRPDISYAVQQICLHMHAPHDGHMGALKRILRYIHGTIDHGIYLSKSPSRSLVAYTDADWAGCPDTRRSTSGYCVYLGDNLISWSSKRQPTLSRSSAEAEYRGVANVVSESCWLRNLLLELHQPVRKATIVYCDNVSAIFLSSNPVQHQRTKHIELDIHFVREYVARGQVRVFHVPS